Within the Hypericibacter adhaerens genome, the region AGGTGCCGCCGTGATGGAAGGCACAGCCGCCGGCCGGCACCTCGACGGGCACGAGATCGATCCTGTCGATGCCGACGGCGGCGGCGGCCTCCTTCAGCTCGCGGCGATAGTCGTCGGGCGCATGGAACTGCTTGATCGGCGGCGAGACCGGCCATTTGTGCGAACCGCGCACATATTCGATGGTGCCGCCCGCGGCCGAGGTCGGATCGAGCGCCATCCAGCAGGTCAGCATGAAGGGCGGATCGATCCAGCCGGTGTAGCTGTTGTCCTGGTGGAAGCCGAGCGGCTTCGCGCCGGGCGGCTTCCAGATGACATTGTCCTGCGCGATGCGGGCACCCGGCCAGCCGGCGAGCTGGGCGCAAAGCCGCCCCACCTCGGCGCGCAGCACAAGGCCCGCCACCGTGCGGTCCGACTTCCAGCCGTTGCAGATCTGCCGCGTGCGGTCGGCCGGATCGCGGCCCTCGCGCCAATTCCACTCGTCGGGATAGAGTCCGGTCTCGAACTGCCCGCGGAACAGCGGCTCGAACCGCGCCGCCACCCGCGCCACCTCGTCGGGCGCGACGAAGCGGTCGAGGATCAGGAACCCGTCCTCGGCAAAACGGCGGCGCTGCTCCTCGGTGAGCTGGATCATGCGGCTCTCATCCCCCTGCTCGATCCTGGCGGGCTCTCGACGGCGGTGCTGCGCGGGTCCGTCATGTTCTGGCCTTCAACCGACGCGGGGTGAGGAGGACTGATCTGATCCCCTCCCCCCTTGAGGGGGAGGGCTAGGGAGGGGGCTGCTCGGTATCTAACATCGCCTCATCCCCCTTCCTAACCTTCCCCCTCAAGGGGGGAAGGGACAAGGTTGTCGCTACATCACCCTGCCAACTCCAGCTCCTGCACCAGCCGCTCCGCCGCGGCGAGCCAGCATTCGTAATAATGCGCGGGATCCTCGCCGTCGCGCGCCACCTCCTCGATCAGGCGGCGTTGGAACTCGGGCCAGGGGAAGCGGCCCTGCTCCGCCAGCGCCACCACCAGCGCGAAGATTCGCGCCTGCCAGGGCGCGGTGAAGCGCGGGCCCTCGCCGTCGCCCGGCAGCGAGGCCAGCAGGGATTGGAGATCGGGCGCGGCGCTCATCGGGTTTCACTCAGCGGCCTCAGGCCGGCTCCAGATAGTCTTCCCAGAGATCGACATAAAGACTGTCGCCAACCGGCACCGCGCGGCCCCAGAGCGCCTGCTGCGAGAAGCGCACCGTGTAGCAATGCTGCGCCCTGTGGCCTTGATATTCCGAGTTGCTGTCGGGCAGGCCGAACACGCCCAGATCGCGGTGGACCACGCCCTCATGGCCGCGCACATAGCGCGGGAGGCGGGTATGGGTCTTCGGATGGATGTTGCGGACCCGGACCTTGGCACCCGCCGCGAAGCGAGGGGCGGCTTCCGCATCGTCGCGCCGGGTGGGAAAGCCGGCATGGATGGCGGGGGCGACGGCCTCGGGCCTGATCGCCGGGCCGGTTTCGACCTTGAGCGTCGCGTTCCCATCCGGCAGCACGCCGCGTTCGCGCAGCAGGGATTCGATCGCGATCAGCCATTTCTCGTAATAGGAGCTGTGCAGGTAAAGCTCGGGCGGGATGCGCTCGATCTCGCGGCGCAGGTGATCGTCGGTGAAGGGCACCGCGAAACCCACCGCCAGCGAGATCGCCAGCATGCGGCGCTCCCAATCGGCATGGAACACCGGCTCGTCGGCCTCACGCGTCACCGGCCCGAAGCCGTCCATCCCGCCCATGTCATGGATGCCGTCCATCCCGGGGCTCCTCAGACGGCCGCCGTGCCGACCATGCCGTCGCGCGTGACGAGATCCGCCAGCGCCGCCTCCGACAGACCGTCCGTGCCGTCGGGCCGGCGCGGCA harbors:
- a CDS encoding nitrile hydratase accessory protein, translating into MSAAPDLQSLLASLPGDGEGPRFTAPWQARIFALVVALAEQGRFPWPEFQRRLIEEVARDGEDPAHYYECWLAAAERLVQELELAG
- the nthB gene encoding nitrile hydratase subunit beta encodes the protein MDGIHDMGGMDGFGPVTREADEPVFHADWERRMLAISLAVGFAVPFTDDHLRREIERIPPELYLHSSYYEKWLIAIESLLRERGVLPDGNATLKVETGPAIRPEAVAPAIHAGFPTRRDDAEAAPRFAAGAKVRVRNIHPKTHTRLPRYVRGHEGVVHRDLGVFGLPDSNSEYQGHRAQHCYTVRFSQQALWGRAVPVGDSLYVDLWEDYLEPA
- a CDS encoding phytanoyl-CoA dioxygenase family protein — encoded protein: MIQLTEEQRRRFAEDGFLILDRFVAPDEVARVAARFEPLFRGQFETGLYPDEWNWREGRDPADRTRQICNGWKSDRTVAGLVLRAEVGRLCAQLAGWPGARIAQDNVIWKPPGAKPLGFHQDNSYTGWIDPPFMLTCWMALDPTSAAGGTIEYVRGSHKWPVSPPIKQFHAPDDYRRELKEAAAAVGIDRIDLVPVEVPAGGCAFHHGGTWHGSDTNRATRPRRSAVTHCMSADAKFHPSQVSYIYNRYKRVGDLTMDESFFPILWREDGYRTPWLEGYVAGADSKAAQ